The DNA segment AGCCGCGCGCGCAGTATCTGTACGTGCCATACCGCGACCAGAGCAAAATCTATAACTACGACTCCTCATTATTGCAGTCCGACTACAGCGGCCTGTTCCGCGACCGCACATATGGCGGTCTGGACCGTATCGCCTCCGCAAACCAGGTCACGACCGGCGTCACATCGCGTATTTATGATGATGCCGCAATTGAACGTTTTAATGTTTCCGTGGGTCAAATCTACTATTTCACGGAGTCTCGCACCGGCGATGACAACATAACCTGGGAGAATGACGACAAAACGGGCTCACTGGTTTGGGCGGGCGACACCTACTGGCGTATCTCCGACCGCTGGGGACTGCGTAGCGGTATTCAGTACGACACGCGTCTGGACAGCGTCGCGACCAGCAGCAGTACGATCGAATACCGTCGCGATGAAAATCGTCTCTTACAGTTGAACTACCGTTATGCCAGCGCGGAATATATTCAGGCTACGCTGCCGTCTTATTCCACTGCGGAGCAGTATAAAAACGGGATTTCCCAGGTCGGGGGCGTTGCCAGTTGGCCGATTGCCGATCGTTGGTCTATCGTAGGCGCTTACTACTTTGATACCAATGTGAATAAGCCTGCCGACCAGATGCTCGGCGTGCAGTACAACTCCTGCTGCTATGCGATTCGCTTCGGTTATGAGCGTAAGCTGAACGGTTGGGATAACGATAAAGAACACGCTGTTTATGACAACGTGATCGGCTTTAACATTGAATTGCGTGGTCTGAGCTCCAACTACGGTCTCGGCACCAAAGAGATGTTGCGTTCGAACATTTTGCCGTATCAAAGCTCTCTGTGATTTGATTGATTTACCACGTAATCCGCATTGCGGTTAATTGAAATGGAAAAAGTATGAAGAACTGGAAAACGCTGCTTCTCGGTATCGCCATGATCGCGAATACCAGTTTCGCTGCCCCGCAGGTGGTCGATAAAGTCGCAGCCGTCGTCAATAACGGCGTCGTGCTGGAAAGCGACGTTGATGGCTTAATGCAATCAGTAAAACTTAATGCGGGTCAGGCTGGTCAGCAGCTTCCTGATGATGCCACGCTACGTCATCAGATCCTGGAACGTTTGATCATGGATCAAATCGTTCTCCAGATGGGTCAGAAGATGGGGGTGAAAATCTCTGATGAACAGCTGGATCAGGCTATCGCCAATATCGCTAAACAGAACAACATGACGCTGGACCAGATGCGCAGCCGTCTGGCTTACGATGGTCTGAGCTACTCAACCTACCGTAGCCAGATCCGCAAAGAGATGATCATCTCCGAAGTGCGTAACAACGAAGTGCGTCGTCGCGTCACCATCCTGCCGCAGGAAGTGGATGCGCTGGCCCAACAGGTCGGTAACCAGAACGATGCCAGCACAGAGCTGAACCTGAGCCACATTCTGATCCCGCTGCCGGAAAACCCGACGTCGGATCAGGTAAGCGAAGCGGAAGCCCGGGCGCGTTCGATTGTTGATGAAGCGCGTAACGGCAGTGATTTCGGCAAACTGGCGATCACCTACTCCGCCGACCAGCAGGCGCTGAAAGGTGGCCAGATGGGCTGGGGACGTATTCAGGAGCTGCCGGGCATTTTCGCGCAGGCGCTGAGCACGGCGAAAAAAGGCGACATCGTTGGCCCGATTCGTTCCGGCGTTGGCTTCCACATTCTGAAAGTGAACGATCTGCGCGGCCAGAGCCAGAGCATCTCCGTCACTGAAGTTCATGCTCGCCATATTCTGCTGAAACCCTCGCCGATCATGACCGATCAGCAGGCGCGCCTGAAACTGGAAGAGATCGCAGCAGACATTAAGAGCGGCAAAACGACCTTTGCTGCCGCAGCGAAAGAGTTTTCACAGGACCCAGGTTCTGCCAACCAGGGCGGCGATCTGGGCTGGGCGGCAGCGGATATTTTCGATCCTGCCTTCCGCGACGCGCTGACCCGCCTCAACAAAGGCCAGATGAGCGCCCCGGTGCACTCTTCCTTTGGCTGGCACCTGATCGAACTGCTGGATACGCGTAACGTTGATAAAACCGACGCGGCGCAGAAAGACAGAGCTTACCGTATGCTGATGAACCGTAAGTTCTCGGAGGAAGCGGCGACCTGGATGCAGGAACAACGCGCCAGCGCTTACGTTAAAATCCTGAGCAATTAATGGCTACTGTTCAACGCGTTGTTATCACTCCCGGCGAACCCGCCGGGATTGGTCCTGACTTAGTCGTTCAGCTCGCACAGCGTGAGTGGCCGGTCGAACTCGTCGTCTGTGCAGATGCCCGTCTGTTAACCGACCGGGCCGCGTTGCTCGGTTTGCCCCTCTCGCTTCTTCCCTACTCGCCAAATCACCCTGCAAAACCGCAATCCGCCGGCACGCTGACCCTGTTGCCGACAGCGCTTCGCGCTCCTGTCACCCCAGGTCAACTCAGCGTTGAGAATGGGCAGTATGTGGTGGATACGCTGGCGCGCGCCTGCGACGGTTGTCTGCAAGGGGAATTTGCGGCGCTGATCACCGGGCCGGTTCACAAAGGCGTCATCAATGACGCTGGCGTACCGTTTACCGGACACACGGAGTTTTTTGAAGCGCGTTCGCAGGCGAAGAAAGTGGTGATGATGCTGGCCACCGAGGAGCTGCGGGTCGCGCTGGCGACAACGCACCTGCCGTTAAGAGCGGTTGCCGACGCCATTACGCCCGCTTTGCTGCATGAGGTGATCGGCATTCTGCATCATGATTTACGCACGAAATTCGGCCTTGCCGATCCGCATATTCTGGTGTGCGGGCTAAATCCGCATGCGGGTGAAGGCGGCCATATGGGAACCGAAGAGATCGACACGATCGTTCCGGTACTGGATGATCTGCGCGCTCAGGGGATGCGCTTAAGCGGCCCTTTGCCCGCCGACACGCTTTTCCAGCCTAAATATCTCGATCATGCCGATGCCGTGCTGGCGATGTACCACGATCAGGGTCTCCCCGTGCTAAAATACCAGGGATTTGGTCGCGGCGTGAATATCACGCTGGGCCTGCCTTTTATTCGAACATCCGTAGACCACGGCACCGCGCTTGAACTGGCGGGTCGGGGGCAAGCGGATGTCGGCAGTTTTATTACGGCGCTTAATCTCGCCATCAAAATGATTGTTAATACCCAATGAATAATCGAGTCCATCAGGGCCACTTAGCCCGTAAACGTTTCGGGCAAAACTTTCTCAACGATCAGTTTGTGATCGACAGTATTGTCTCCGCCATTAACCCGCAAAAGGGTCAGGCAATGGTCGAAATCGGCCCCGGTCTGGCGGCGCTGACGGAGCCTGTCGGCGAACGTCTGGACCAGCTCACGGTGATCGAACTTGACCGCGATCTGGCCGCGCGTCTGCAAACGCACCCGTTTTTGGGGCCGAAACTGACGATTTATCAGCAAGATGCCATGACCATGAACTTTGGCGAGCTGTCTGAGAAGATAGGTCAGCCGCTGCGCGTATTCGGCAACTTGCCCTACAACATCTCCACCCCGTTGATGTTCCACCTCTTTAGCTATACTGATGCCATTGCCGACATGCACTTTATGTTGCAAAAAGAAGTGGTCAATCGTCTGGTTGCAGGGCCAAACAGTAAGGCGTATGGTCGATTAAGCGTCATGGCGCAATATTATTGCCAGGTGATCCCGGTGCTGGAAGTGCCACCATCCGCCTTCACGCCGCCGCCTAAAGTCGATTCCGCCGTTGTGCGTCTGGTGCCTCACACGACGATGCCGTATCCGGTGAAAGACATACGCGTGTTGAGCCGCATCACCACCGAGGCGTTTAACCAGCGTCGTAAAACGATTCGCAACAGCCTCGGCAATCTGTTCAGCGTCGAGGTGCTGACGGAACTGGGCATTGACCCGGCATTGCGAGCGGAAAATATCTCTGTCGCGCAATATTGCCAGATGGCGAACTATCTGTCAGAAAACGCGCCTTCGAAGGAGAGTTAAGCATGATCAATTCGCCCCGAGTGTGTATTCAGGTTCAGAGCGTCTACATTGAAGCGCAATCTTCACCTGATGATGAACGTTACGTATTCGCATACACGGTAACCATCCGCAATTTGGGGCGAGCGCCAGTGCAGTTGTTGGGGCGTTATTGGCTGATAACCAATGGTCATGGCCGCGAAACCGAAGTACAGGGCGAAGGTGTGGTTGGCGTACAGCCGCACATCGCGCCCGGAGAAGAGTACCAGTACACCAGCGGCGCCGTTATTGAAACGCCGCTGGGCACCATGCAGGGTCACTACGAAATGATCGATGAAAAAGGCGTCGCCTTTACTATCGATATTCCCGTGTTCCGACTCGCCGTTCCAACACTTATTCATTAAAACTAAAGCAATGGCAACATACCTCATTGGCGACGTTCACGGTTGCTACGACGAACTGATCGCATTGTTACACCAGGTGGAATTTACCCCCGGTTCAGATACCCTGTGGCTTACCGGCGATCTGGTCGCTCGCGGCCCTGGTTCTCTGGAAGTGCTCCGCTACGTGAAATCACTGGGCGACTGCGTGCGTCTGGTGCTTGGCAATCACGATTTACATCTGTTGGCCGTCTTTGCGGGCATTAGCCGCAATAAGCCGAAAGACAGGCTGACTCCGCTGCTGGAGGCGCCAGACGCCGACGAACTGCTCAACTGGCTGCGCCGTCAGCCGCTGTTGCAGGTCGACGAAGAGAAGAAGCTGGTGATGGCGCATGCGGGCATTACGCCGCAGTGGGATTTACAGACAGCGAAAGACTGCGCGCGCGATGTTGAAGCCGTGCTGTCGAGCGACTCCTATCCCTTCTTCCTCGACGCGATGTACGGCGATATGCCGAACAACTGGACGCCGGAGCTAACGGGTCTGGCGCGGCTGCGTTTTATCACGAATGCCTTCACCCGTATGCGTTACTGTTTCCCGAACGGCCAACTGGATATGTACAGCAAAGAGTCGCCGGAAAACGCCCCTGCGCCGCTGAAACCCTGGTTCGCCATTCCGGGACCGGTTAGCGAAGCATACAGCATTGTCTTTGGTCACTGGGCGTCGCTGGAAGGTAAAGGGACGCCGGAAGGCATTTATGGTCTGGATACAGGCTGCTGCTGGGGCGGGGATTTAACCTGCCTGCGTTGGGAAGATAAGCGCTACTTCGTGCAGCCGTCGAATCGTCATCTTGATTCAGGCAAAGGCGAGGCGGTAAACGCCTGAGCGTTATTTTGTAGGCCGGATAAGGCGTTTACGCCGCTATCCGGCATTCACGCCACATTATTGCCTGATGGCGCTTCGCTTATCAGGCCTACAAATCCGCATTACAACATGCCGGATTAACGACGCTCCAGAATCTCGAAGCAGTAGCTGTGAGAATTCTGCTCATCGGCGTCGTGGAACTCGCTGAAGACCGATTCCCAGTCATCCGGTTCGTAGTCCGGGAAATGGGTGTCCCCTTCCACTTCGGCATCAATATGCGTCAAATACAGTTTCTGCGCTTTCGGCAAGAACTGTTCGTACACGCGTCCGCCGCCAATCACCATAATCTCTGGCGCATCGCCGCAGGCGGCAATCGCTTCATCGACCGATTTCACCCACTGCACGCGATCGTCAGTGCCAGGCTGGCTGCTGATGACGATGTTTTTACGCCCCGGCAGCGGTCGTCCGATGGATTCCCAGGTATGGCGCCCCATAACCACAGGCTTGTTTAAGGTGTTACGTTTAAACCAGGCGAGATCGGCAGGCAGGTTCCACGGCATGGCGTTTTCCATGCCGATAACGCGATCTACCGCTAACGCCGCAATCAGACTGATCATTGAATATTTCCTGGATACAAAAAATTGTCGCCACTATACGGAAAGAGCAATCTTTCGTCGACTAACGAAAAGAGGAATAGCACGAAAATTTTCCGTTCTGCTGGCAACCCGACTTATTTAAAGCGGTGTCAGCTCGCAGCAATCAGACGCGCCATCCGGCCTACGATGGTTTGTAGGCCCGGTAAGCGCAGCGCCACCGGGCAAATTGCCGGATGGCGGCGTAAATGCCTTATCCTGCCTACGTTGACGGTTTCACTTCCGGCTCATCAGCTGCGTCACCCGTATGTTTACCTTCATCCGTGCCTTGCCAGCCGTGGCGTTGAATTAACGATAAATGTTCACGGTCTTCAGTAATAATCTCGCTCAACATAGCGCTGGTGCGTTTATAGACAGCCGCGCGGGACGTTGGATCGTTTTCCCCTTTCGCCATCTCTTCCACCATCTGCGTATTAAAACGACGGAACAGATCGGCACGCTCGCGCGCCTCGTAGCGTCCCAGCCCTAATTTTTCCAGCGCCTGACGCCCTGTTTTTAACGCGCCTTCAAATGTTTCACGCTCCGGCATCTCAACACCGGCCTGTCGCAGACGGATGTAGTGATCGACATCGCGGGCGCGGGCAATAATTTGCAGGTCGGGGAAATGGGCTTTTACCATTTCTGTCAGTTGTAAACTGGTTTGCGGATCGTCAATCACGTTGATCAGCACTTCCGCTTTCGCCGCACCGGCAGACTCCAGCAGATCCATGCGCGTCGCGTCCCCGTAAAAGACCTTCATGCCAAATTTGCGCAGCGTTTCAATATGATCCGGGTCATGGTCGAGAACCACCATTTTTACCCCGCTCGACAGCAGCAAACGCCCCGTAATCTGCCCAAAACGGCCAAATCCGGCGATGATCACGCGCGGTTGCTCCGCATCGATCTCATCCGCTTCACGCGCTTCGCCGGTTGCGGATTTTTCCAGACGGCTCAGGAGCACCAGAAAAATGGGCGTCGCCGCCATTGAGAGCGCAACGGTGAGCGTCAGCGCCTTCGCCCATTCCGGGTCGAGTACATTGGCCATTTGCGCCGCGCCGAATACCACAAAGGCAAACTCACTCCCCTGTCCTAATAATACGGCAAACCAGAGACGTTGCTTATTCGGCACCCGTAGCGGCCTGGCGACCAGCCACAGCATTACCGTTTTAATTACCAGGAAACCGACCAGCAGGATAAGAATGCGTAACGGATTATCGATCAGCGTGCCAAAGTCGATAGACATGCCGACGCCGATAAAGAACAGCCCCAGCAGCAGCCCTTTAAACGGTTCTATGTCGCTTTCCAGCGCATGCCGGTATTCCGAGCTTGCCAGCAACACGCCCGCCAGAAACGCCCCCATCGCCATCGACAGCCCCACTTCTTCCAGCAGCAAGCCGAAGCCAAAGACCAGAAACAGGGCCACGGCGCTGAACACTTCACGCAAACCGGAACGCGCGACAAAACGCAGCGCCGGGCGCGTGACATAGCGCCCTAACAGCACCACCAGCGCCAGCGCCCCTGCCACTTTTAACGCAGACAGCGCAAAGACGCCCAGCGTCGTTGAGGCGCTGCTGGCGGCCAGCAAGGGGATCATCGCCACCAGCGGAATAGCGGCAATATCCTGAAACAGCAGCACGGCGAATGTGCTACGGCCCATTTGCGAGACGGTCAGGTTACGCTCATCCATCGCCTGCATCGCAATCGCCGTGGAAGAGAGCGCCAGCGTCATGCCGATCAGCTCCGCCACCTGCCAGCGCAGACCGAGGAACATACAGAACAGGCCAATCAACCCACCGCATACCACCATCTGCAACGCGCCGCCGCCAAAAACCGACGCACGCAGTTTCCACAAACGCTGCGGGTCCAGCTCCAGCCCAATCACAAACAGCATCAGCACCACGCCAATTTCGGCGAAATGGAGAATAGCTTCAGCGTCCGTCACCAGACGCAGCCCCCACGGGCCGATAATACACCCGGCAATGAGGTAGCCCAGCACCGACCCTAAGCCCAGCCGGACGGCAATCGGCACAATCAGCGCGGCCGACCCCAGGTAAATCAGCGCCTGTATCAGCGTATGGCTATCCATGATTTGCCTCCTGCCACGCCAGCAAACGTTGCTTGTAGTGGCGCGCCTGCGCCTGGAGCGTTTCGTCATCACAGACAAACGTACAGTGCATCGCAAAAGGCGGCAGCCAGTTGAGCCCACAATAGAGCGCAGTAGCCTGTAACGGCTGCGAGAGCACGTCAAAGCCCGGATAGGCGCCAATAGCGAAGTGGCTTTCGCCTCCGCCAGTCGTCACGGCCCACATCAGATCTTTGTCCCGGAGCGCCGTGCCGCCATGCCCGTAGGCCCAGCCATGCGCGAGGACTTTGTCCATCCAGAGTTTGAGTAAAGGGGGAACGCTGTACCACTGCATTGGATGCTGCCAGATGATAAGACGCGCGCGCGCCAGCGCCTGCTGCTCGGCGGCAACATCAATATTGAAGTCAGGGTAAAGCTGATAGAGCGAGCGAATTTCGACGCCATCCAGCGTCCTTGCCTGTTCCAGCATCCGTTTATTCGCATGCGAGTGCTGCGGATACGGATGGGCATAAATAATGAGGATCATGAAGTAGCCTGTTATTTTACATCTCTGTTTTATCACAGAGTGTAGTCAGTAATTTAACAGGCTAATAGTGAATATTATTGAGCAGCTAAATGGATAAAACTGAATTAATTATCCAGTTCGCTCATGTTCTTCACCTGATCGCGGTTGATCTGTTCCGTTTTACCGGTTTCTGCGTTTTTGTAGGACACCAGTCCAGTATCATCATCGACCTGTGGTTTACCATCGGTGACGATCGTTTTGCCGTCGGTGGTTTTTATGGCCTGGTTTGATGAACAGCCCGCTACGGTAAATACCGTCGCAGCGGCAAAAAGAGACGCAATAAGAAGTTGTTTTTGCATGGTGTTCTCCCTGCTTTTCAGTCATTTTCAGTGGTATACCCATTAACTATAGACTAACTGACTGACCTTAAAAGAAAATACAGAACACTCTGAAGATATCCCCTAGCACAGAGGCTTGTTGCGAATCGTCATACTGCTCGTCTGGGCAAGCGTCAGTCCACGCGTCTCCGGCGCAAAAGCGATGGAAATAAGCAGACCGATAAGTGAAATTCCCGCCCCCATCAGCATGACGTAGCTGATCCCATATCTGGTGATGAAGATCGGCAGCGCCCACGTTGAAAGGATGGTGCCAATTCGACTCAGGGACATAATGACGCCCACGGCAGACGCGCGAATATCCGTCGGGAACAGCTCATTCGGGTAGAGCCACTGAAGGTTCCCCGGGCCGCCGGAGAAAAAGGCGTACACCGCAAAGGCCGCAACCACCAGCCAGATCCCCATTTCTGGGATCAACCCCAGCACAGCCAGCGCCAGCGTCATCATGACAAAGCTGCCGATCAGCAATGGCCGTCGCCCTATGCTGTTCAGCCAGTACATCGGCGGAATACAGCCCAGCATAAAGAACAAACTGATCACCACATTGCCCAGCGCCGCGCTTTTCCCGACGCCCAGCCCCAGCAGGCCGACAATCTGCGGGCCAAAGGTATAGATGGCGAACATCGGGATGACCTGGCAGGTCCAGATGGCGGCGACAAACAAAACAAACGGGAAGTGACGGCGATTAAACAGCTGTAAGAAGCGCGTCTCCTGGGGCGGTTCTTCATCGAACGCCACCGGCTCGCCAAACAGTTTAATCATCATCTCCTCGCACTCTTTCACCCGCCCCTTACGCAACAGCCAGCGCGGTGATTCGGGAAGATCGAAGCGTCCGATCAGGATCATAATGCAGGGAATTGCCGCGCTCCCCAGCATCCAGCGCCATCCGCCCGCCACATCGTACAACCAGTAGCCGACCAGATCGGCGCAGGTGGCGCCGACGTACCACATCGCGGCAATAAAACTGATCGAGAAGGCGCGCTGGCGGGTGTTGGAAAACTCGGTGATCATCGAGGTAGCGATAGGATAATCCGCGCCAATCACCACCCCAATCAGCACGCGCATGACGAGCAACTCCATCGGCGATGAGACAAACATCGTCGCTACCGATATCACCCCAATGGCGATGATATCGATGAGGAACATTTTACGTCGCCCCACTTTGTCTGAGATATAGCCGAACAGCGACGTACCGACAAACAGCCCGGCCAGCGTGCCTGCCCCCAGTAACCCCAGCCACTGCGCATCCAGCTTCAGCGCAGGCGTGAGCTGCTCCAGCGCCACGCCAATCATGACCAGTACGTAACCGTCCAGGAACGGCCCGCCGCTTCCCCACAGCATAATTCTGCGGTGAATAGAGGAGAATTTAATGTCGTCAAAGTTCCTGGGCTGCTGCATAGCCGCGTCCTGTTTTGTTTTCACTTGATGCCTGATGGCGCTACGCTTATCAGGCCTACGAATCACGTATTTTGTAGGCCGGATAAGACGCGTCAGCGACGCCATCCGGCATCAACCTCAGCCGTAGCGAAATTCCACGCCAAAGGTGCCGCGCGGGTATTCCCATTTCTCCAGCGCCGTCCCCAACCCGAGAATTCGACAGGTGCCGCACTCCAGGCACCCGGCGTAATCAAAGCGCACGCTGCCGTCGTCCTGCTTTTTATACAACCCGGCCGGGCACGCCTTGATCAGCACTTCCAGCGCCTGCTTATCCGGTTCGGTTTTCAGGATGATGTGCGGATTGTCTTCATCCACATTGAATTTATTGACGCCCAGTTTGACGTCCACATTGACGGGAGAAGTCATAATACGGTCACTCCTTTGATGCCATCCTTCATCAGGTTGATGAAGCCCACTTTCTTCGCGTGGCGCAGGATTTTTTTACGCACAGGGACGGGCGCGCTGCCATCGACGGTAAACAGATCGCGGGCAATGCCCACCGCCATTTCAGGGTAGCGCGTGAACATACGCGGGTTGTCCAGAAACGCCGGTAAGCGCTGGTACATACGCATATCCCGCATCGGCCCGTTGTCGAGATGCTGTCGATATTCCGCCAGCCCCTGTCGGCTGAAATCGTTGCTCTGCATGGCCGAAAGTACGGTCTTCGCCGCCGCTTCCCCTGCCGCGACGGCCAGGTCCATACCGCGAATCGTAAAACCGAGGTTCATACACATACCGGCGGCGTCACCGGCAATCAGCACGCCGTCGCCCACCAGTTCCGGCTGCATATTCATTCCCGCTTCCGGGACGACGTGCGCGGCGTACTCCAGCAGTTTTCCGCCCGCAATCAGCGGCGCCACCGCCGGATGCTGTTTAAAATCTTCCAGCATTTGTGGAACCGACTTTTTCGCCTCTTTCAGATGATGCAGACCGCAAACCAGCCCCAAAGAGAGGGTCGTTTTATTGGTATAGAGGAAGCCGCCGCCCATCAGACCGTCGGTCGGAGAACCGGCAAACAGACAGGCTGCGCCTTCATTTCCCTGTAATCCGAAGCGATCCACAATGACCGATTCAGGCAACTCAATTAACTCTTTTACGCCTACCGCGACATGGGCGGCATCTACACGTTTCGCCATTCCCAGTTTTTCCGCCAACAGCGAGTTCACGCCATCAGCGAGAATGACCGTTTTCGCTTCAATAACGTCGCCATCCGCCTCAACGCCCACCACTTTGCCGTCGCGCTGAACAAGATTATCCACGCGGATGCCGGTTATCAGCTGCGCGCCCGCCTCTTCAGCCTGTTCCATCAGCCAGGCGTCAAATTTACTGCGCAATACGGAATAAGAGACCTGCGAAGGCGCGGCATCCTCGCCATTGACGTAATCCACCGCCATCGCCCCTTTTTCGGTCATAAAAGCGAGTTTTTCATGGGTGATCACGCGTTCAACCGGGGCATGTTCAGCAAAACCGGGGATAATGCGCTCCAGACTGTGCGCGTAGATGCGCCCGCCGGTGACATTCTTCGCGCCAGCGGAATTGCCGCGCTCAATAACCAGCACCTGTGCCCCTTCGCGGGCGAGCACCAGCGCCGCGACGGAACCCGCCAGCCCGGCCCCCACGATGATGGCATCAAAGATATCTTCGGACATAAGAACTCCAGATTTACCTGTCAGCGGCAGGGCCGATACCCACAAGCCCTGCCCGAGTGGATCAGCGTGCTAAAGCGCTCGTAAGCGCAGGCAGAATCTTCATCACATCGCCGACAATGCCGTAATCAGCGTATTGAAATATCGGCGCATTTTTATCTTTGTTGATGGCGCAGATGGTTTGTGAACCGTTCGCGCCCACCATGTGCTGGATCTGCCCGGAAATGCCCACCGCGAGGTAAAGCTCTGGTTTAAGCATCAGGTTGGAGATGCCGACATAACGCTCGTGCTCCATCCATTTTTCGTTTTCCGCCACCGGACGAGAACACGCCAGTTCCGCGCCAATGGCCTGACACAGCGCCTGGGCCAGCGAGATATTCTCTTTGCTGCCGATGCCGCGCCCAACGCTAACCACCAGTCGCGCTTTATCAAGATCGACCGTGTTGCTCTGGCGCGCCTGCGTTGCGGTGCGCGTTACGACGACATCTGGCGACTGCCACTGCACGTCATGCGACTCGCCGTGGCGGGACGCGTCCGCCTGTTGCGCCTCGAACGTGCCGCTGCCGACGGTGATCACCGCATACGGTGATGTGATGGTCTCTTCGCCAATCGCCAGCCCGCCGTAGACCATATGCCGGACGGTCGCATGGCCCTCCTGCTGCGTTACCGCACTGGCGTCGTTAGAGACGGCCGCCGCGAGACGAAATCCCAGCTTTGCCGCCAGCAGTTTGCCACGGCGGGTATTAGGCAGCAGCACCAGACCCGAATCCCCCTGCTGGTGAATCGTCTGCGCCATCACCCCGGCGTAATCTTCCACCATGCAGTCGTCCGGTTTACCGCGTAAATGCCAGATGTGATTCGCCCCCAGCTGGCGTGCCGTCTCGCCCTCGGCGTCGTGCTGCACAAACGCATGAATCTGCTCGCCTGAAGCCAGTGCGCCGCTCATCAGTTCCGGCAGACGAGAAGGGGTATCGCTGAATACCCAGACATGAGAAAACGTGTTCATAATATCCCCCGGTAATTAAATGATTTTGCGCAGATGTTCGGCGAACGCGGCGATCTGCTCTTCACCATCGCCTTCAATAACGATGCGCTGACGCTCGCGTTGTTTCGGTGCGGCGACCTTCTGGACGGAGTACGCGTCTGGCGCACTGAAACCAATATCCGCCGCAGACCAGACCTGCACCGGTTTTTTTGCCGCGCCCAGAATCGCTTTCATCGACGGGATCTGCGGAGCGTTAATGTCTGTGGAGACCGCCACCACCGCAGGCAGGGGAATACTCAGGGTTTCAATTTCATCTTCCAGTTCACGCTCAACGGTAAGCGCACTTTCCGTCAGGGAGAGGATTTTGCTCACGCCGTTGATGGCCGGAATGTTCAGCGTTTCACCCACCAGCAGGCTGACCTGCTGGGCATAAAGGTCGGAGGAACCGTCGCCGCAAACGATCAGATCAAAGCCCGATTTTTGCGCGGCGGCGGCAAGCGCTGCGGCGGTGCGTTGCGGCAAAGCCTGTTCAAACTGCTCGTCTATCACCACGACCAGTTCATCTGGCCCACGGG comes from the Citrobacter koseri ATCC BAA-895 genome and includes:
- a CDS encoding electron transfer flavoprotein FixA; protein product: MKIITCYKCVPDEQDIAINNADGSLDISKADAKISQYDLNAIEAACQLKQQTSDAQVIAMSVGGKALTNAKGRKDVLSRGPDELVVVIDEQFEQALPQRTAAALAAAAQKSGFDLIVCGDGSSDLYAQQVSLLVGETLNIPAINGVSKILSLTESALTVERELEDEIETLSIPLPAVVAVSTDINAPQIPSMKAILGAAKKPVQVWSAADIGFSAPDAYSVQKVAAPKQRERQRIVIEGDGEEQIAAFAEHLRKII